Proteins encoded by one window of Hyphomicrobium nitrativorans NL23:
- a CDS encoding PHA/PHB synthase family protein, translating to MTKPFSTSATPYRIENPEEFAKNILRVFEEGGRAMGELLERPDAKITPFSAASEANEATKTLTEIARLWMADPAKLVEAQGALVRSYIDLWNASIRRALGETVEPIVEPPPSDNRFKDPEWSTNPYFDFWKQAYLLTTQWAEDVLEQTEGLDEASRQKAEFYLRMLSSALSPSNFPLTNPEVVRETFATNAQNLVQGMEHLARDMERSGDLLKISQTDTEAFEVGKNLATTPGKVVFQNDIFQLIQYSPTTDEVREVPLLVVPPWINKYYILDLTPAKSFLKFAVDQGFTVFVVSWVNPDHRLAHKTFEDYMLEGILTAADAVKRETGVEKCNVTGYCVGGTLLGATLAYCAARGEEPFRAVTFLTTQLDFTKAGDLLLFTNDDQLAALEKMMGERGFLDGSRMANVFNLMRPRDLIWPYIVNNYLLGKKPFPFDLLYWNQDSTRMAAANHNFYLREFYNENKLAKGEMSLAGVKLDLKKVKLPVFEVATKEDHIAPARSVFIGSKLLGGPVEFVLAGSGHIAGVVNPPDKMKYQYWTAPKAAADTLDEWIGMAKDHPGSWWPHWVEWLTKYAGDWVAPREPGEKLGVIEDAPGSYVKAKP from the coding sequence ATGACCAAGCCGTTCTCCACATCCGCCACCCCCTACAGGATCGAGAACCCGGAGGAGTTCGCAAAGAACATCCTGCGCGTCTTCGAAGAGGGCGGCCGCGCGATGGGCGAGCTCCTGGAACGGCCCGACGCCAAAATCACCCCCTTTTCGGCTGCGAGCGAAGCGAACGAAGCGACAAAGACGCTCACCGAAATCGCCCGCCTCTGGATGGCCGACCCGGCAAAGCTGGTCGAAGCCCAGGGCGCCCTCGTCCGCTCCTATATCGATCTGTGGAACGCCTCGATCCGCCGCGCCCTCGGCGAAACCGTGGAGCCCATCGTCGAGCCCCCGCCGTCCGACAACCGCTTCAAGGACCCCGAGTGGTCCACGAACCCCTATTTCGACTTCTGGAAGCAAGCGTATCTCCTCACGACCCAATGGGCCGAGGACGTGCTTGAGCAGACCGAAGGGCTCGACGAGGCGTCGCGCCAGAAAGCGGAGTTCTATCTCCGCATGCTGTCGAGCGCGCTCTCGCCGTCGAACTTCCCGTTGACGAACCCTGAAGTCGTCCGCGAAACGTTCGCGACCAACGCGCAGAACCTCGTCCAGGGCATGGAGCACCTGGCGCGCGACATGGAGCGCTCGGGCGATCTCCTGAAGATCAGCCAGACGGATACGGAAGCGTTCGAAGTCGGCAAGAACCTCGCGACGACGCCAGGCAAGGTCGTCTTCCAGAACGACATCTTCCAGCTCATCCAGTATTCGCCAACGACCGACGAAGTGCGCGAGGTTCCGCTCCTCGTCGTTCCGCCGTGGATCAACAAATATTACATCCTCGACCTCACGCCCGCGAAGAGCTTCCTCAAGTTCGCCGTCGATCAAGGCTTCACCGTCTTCGTCGTCTCATGGGTGAACCCGGATCATCGCCTCGCTCATAAGACCTTCGAGGACTACATGCTCGAAGGCATCCTGACGGCGGCGGACGCCGTCAAGCGCGAGACCGGAGTCGAGAAGTGCAACGTCACGGGCTACTGCGTCGGCGGCACGCTCTTGGGCGCAACGCTCGCTTACTGTGCGGCACGCGGCGAGGAGCCGTTCCGCGCGGTGACGTTCCTCACCACCCAGCTCGACTTCACGAAAGCGGGCGACCTGCTGCTCTTCACCAACGACGACCAGCTCGCCGCGCTTGAAAAGATGATGGGCGAGCGGGGCTTCCTCGACGGCTCGCGCATGGCCAACGTGTTCAACCTGATGCGCCCGCGTGATCTGATCTGGCCCTACATCGTCAACAATTACCTGCTGGGCAAAAAGCCGTTCCCGTTCGACCTGCTCTATTGGAATCAGGATTCGACGCGCATGGCGGCGGCCAACCACAACTTCTACCTGCGCGAATTCTATAACGAGAACAAGCTGGCCAAGGGCGAGATGTCGCTCGCCGGCGTCAAGCTCGACCTCAAGAAGGTGAAGCTGCCGGTCTTCGAAGTGGCCACGAAAGAAGACCACATCGCGCCCGCCCGCTCGGTCTTCATCGGCTCCAAACTGCTGGGCGGCCCCGTCGAGTTCGTGCTCGCGGGGTCCGGGCACATCGCCGGCGTCGTCAATCCGCCCGACAAGATGAAATATCAGTACTGGACAGCGCCGAAGGCCGCCGCCGACACGCTCGACGAATGGATCGGCATGGCCAAGGACCATCCCGGCTCCTGGTGGCCGCATTGGGTGGAATGGCTCACGAAATACGCAGGCGACTGGGTCGCGCCGCGCGAGCCGGGCGAAAAGCTCGGCGTCATCGAGGATGCACCGGGAAGCTACGTGAAGGCGAAGCCCTGA
- a CDS encoding LL-diaminopimelate aminotransferase, with translation MIEEFHRIKRLPPYVFAEVNRLKATARARGADIIDLGMGNPDLPTPQHIVDKLVETVSKPRTHRYSASKGIPGLRRAQAAYYERRFGVKLDPETQVVATLGSKEGFANMAQAITAPGDVIIVPNPTYPIHEFGFLISGASMRHVQAGNGDDFLRAVEHACRHSIPKPIAVVLSYPSNPTAMTASLDFYKEAVALAKKLDLIILSDLAYSEIYFDDNPPHSVLEVPGAVDITVEFGSLSKTYNMPGWRMGFAVGNERLIGALARVKSYLDYGAFTPIQVAAAAALNGSQDCVSEIRRVYQSRRDCLVESFGRAGFPIPPPPATMFAWCPIPEPFRALGSVEFAKLLIEKADVAVSPGLGFGEYGEGYVRIALVENEHRIRQAARSIKKFLAQSPETMHNVIPIPQTASR, from the coding sequence GTGATCGAGGAATTCCACCGCATCAAGCGTCTGCCGCCTTATGTGTTCGCCGAGGTGAACCGCCTCAAGGCCACAGCGCGAGCGCGCGGGGCGGATATCATCGATCTCGGGATGGGCAATCCGGATCTGCCGACGCCCCAGCACATCGTCGACAAGCTGGTGGAGACGGTTTCTAAGCCACGCACGCATCGCTATTCCGCATCGAAGGGTATTCCGGGGCTGAGGCGCGCCCAGGCGGCCTACTACGAGCGCCGCTTCGGCGTGAAGCTCGATCCCGAGACACAGGTGGTGGCGACGCTCGGCTCCAAAGAGGGCTTCGCCAACATGGCGCAGGCGATCACGGCGCCGGGCGATGTGATCATTGTGCCGAACCCGACCTATCCGATCCACGAGTTCGGGTTTCTGATCTCGGGCGCTTCGATGCGCCATGTGCAGGCCGGCAACGGCGACGACTTCCTGCGCGCGGTCGAGCACGCGTGCCGCCATTCGATTCCGAAGCCGATTGCGGTGGTGCTGTCGTATCCGTCGAACCCGACGGCGATGACGGCCTCGCTCGACTTCTACAAGGAAGCCGTGGCGCTGGCGAAGAAACTCGACCTCATCATCCTGTCGGATCTCGCGTATTCCGAGATCTACTTCGACGACAACCCACCGCACTCGGTGCTGGAGGTGCCGGGTGCCGTCGACATTACGGTCGAGTTCGGCTCGCTCTCAAAGACCTACAACATGCCCGGATGGCGCATGGGGTTTGCGGTCGGCAACGAGCGGCTGATCGGGGCGCTTGCGCGGGTCAAGAGCTATCTCGATTACGGCGCCTTCACGCCGATCCAGGTGGCGGCAGCCGCAGCCCTCAACGGGTCGCAGGATTGCGTGTCCGAGATCCGCCGCGTCTATCAGAGCCGGCGGGATTGCCTGGTCGAGAGCTTCGGACGGGCAGGGTTCCCGATCCCCCCGCCGCCGGCCACCATGTTCGCGTGGTGTCCGATCCCCGAGCCGTTCCGGGCGCTGGGATCGGTTGAATTCGCCAAGCTTTTGATCGAGAAAGCCGACGTGGCCGTGTCGCCGGGGCTCGGTTTCGGCGAATATGGCGAGGGATATGTGCGGATTGCGCTGGTGGAGAACGAGCACCGTATTCGGCAGGCGGCCCGGTCGATCAAAAAGTTCCTCGCCCAGTCCCCTGAAACCATGCATAACGTCATCCCCATCCCGCAGACAGCCAGCCGTTAA
- a CDS encoding homoserine dehydrogenase — MSEPLTLGVAGLGTVGMGLIQLLEAHAERLEKTLGRPIRVTGVSARSRGKARDALIGDAQWFDDPVALAQDPSNAVFVELIGGEEGPAKDAVEAALKAGKHVVTANKALLARHGTALARLAEAHGVALNFEAAVAGAIPVIKTLRETLVANGVRRVYGILNGTCNYILSEMTDEKRDFSEALREAQEKGYAEADPSFDIGGFDAAHKLALLTCLAFGTTVACDEIHVEGIETITRADIEAAAELGYCIKLLGVAVQSADGIEARVTPVLVNEESPLAEVSGVTNCVGIDADFVGNLLLVGPGAGGKPTASAVASDIVDIARGIVMPPFIRPTDRLAPIAPMNLTSHQGNYYIRLSVYDRPGAMAAITRRMSDENVSLESIVQRRPGAVHPGQPDEPPPGAAEAAVTVIILTHDTTEAAIRAVLQAIEKDGKVAEPPQMIRIEEL, encoded by the coding sequence ATGTCAGAGCCTCTGACCCTCGGCGTTGCCGGTCTCGGCACCGTCGGCATGGGTCTCATTCAATTGCTTGAAGCCCACGCCGAGCGCTTGGAAAAGACGCTGGGGCGGCCGATCCGCGTCACGGGCGTGTCCGCCCGCTCGCGCGGGAAGGCGCGTGACGCACTGATCGGCGACGCCCAGTGGTTCGACGATCCGGTGGCGCTTGCGCAGGACCCGTCCAATGCCGTGTTCGTCGAGCTGATTGGCGGCGAGGAGGGGCCCGCCAAGGACGCCGTCGAAGCGGCGCTGAAGGCCGGTAAGCACGTCGTGACGGCCAACAAGGCGCTGCTTGCGCGCCATGGGACGGCGCTCGCGCGGCTTGCGGAAGCGCATGGCGTTGCGCTCAACTTCGAGGCGGCCGTCGCGGGGGCTATTCCGGTTATCAAGACGCTGCGCGAAACGCTGGTCGCGAACGGCGTCCGGCGTGTCTACGGCATTCTGAACGGCACCTGCAACTATATCCTGTCCGAAATGACGGACGAGAAGCGGGACTTTTCCGAGGCGCTCCGCGAGGCGCAGGAGAAGGGCTACGCGGAAGCCGACCCCTCGTTCGACATCGGCGGCTTCGATGCAGCGCACAAGCTTGCGTTGCTCACCTGCCTCGCGTTCGGAACGACGGTCGCTTGCGACGAGATCCATGTCGAGGGGATCGAGACGATTACGCGGGCCGACATCGAGGCGGCCGCCGAGCTTGGCTATTGCATCAAGCTGCTCGGCGTGGCCGTTCAGAGTGCGGACGGGATCGAAGCGCGGGTGACGCCGGTGCTGGTGAACGAAGAATCGCCGCTGGCCGAAGTTTCGGGCGTGACGAACTGCGTCGGGATCGACGCGGACTTCGTCGGCAATCTGCTGCTGGTGGGGCCCGGGGCCGGCGGGAAGCCTACGGCTTCTGCCGTTGCGAGCGATATCGTCGACATCGCGCGCGGGATCGTGATGCCGCCGTTCATCCGCCCGACGGACCGGCTGGCGCCGATTGCGCCCATGAACCTTACGTCGCACCAGGGCAACTACTACATCCGTCTGTCGGTTTACGACCGGCCGGGCGCGATGGCGGCCATCACGCGGCGCATGAGCGACGAGAACGTTTCGCTCGAAAGCATCGTCCAACGCCGTCCCGGCGCGGTTCATCCCGGTCAGCCGGATGAGCCGCCTCCCGGCGCGGCCGAGGCGGCGGTGACCGTCATCATTCTGACCCACGATACGACGGAGGCGGCGATCCGGGCCGTGCTCCAGGCCATCGAAAAGGATGGTAAGGTGGCCGAGCCGCCGCAGATGATCCGCATCGAAGAGCTTTAG